In Plasmodium brasilianum strain Bolivian I chromosome 12, whole genome shotgun sequence, the genomic window tatagttttcttaaattttgtgatttttttattttatcagttttttaaaaattatatcttgtgtatgtatatgtatatatataatagtgtTTTGTTTGGTTTTCGTTTAAGAGGAGATTAAATAACAACTATAGGCTgaaacataaattataaaatttattactctttaatttattaaataaaatttttttattaacagaATTAGCATAtttagaattatttattagtgTAACTTCTTTTAATCTTGtgttgtaaaatattattacattgttattacatattatattatctaaattttgaaatttcttttttttaatttaaataaaattaaggaaaactattaagaataatttacatattatttgtaagctttattttaatttatggaaacttttaaatagtagttatatattttaataaaggaTAAATGgcaatttttaagaaatggCTTaggagagaaaaaataaatatttcccTCTTTTGtgtcaaaatatttttattttctctctTAATTTGGGCGCTAAATATCTCTAATTATGTAGGACagtgaaaaataataaattagggaaaaactttaattatatttacacattCGCATGcaatctattttttttctattattttatttgattttaaaataaatatctcaataaaattttatatatttatataattattagaaTGAAAATGACAAATGTTATGATAGCCagtataaatttataaaaacgaTAAATCTAGGAATTGACAGATCACTATCAGAAAGAAGCGAACAATTCAACTCACGATTTACAAGTGCACCTCATAAATCACAAGTAAGattagaataataataaaagaaaaaaaaaagttatataatattacatattaaaaaaaaaatataaaataaataaacaaataaactaataacataataaaagtgtatagaaaaataattatgtaattttattagtaaatgaaaaataataaaaaattgatgtctaaacaaaaaaaaaaatgatgaaattaaaaatactatgtaatataaaaaaaaaaaaatataaatatatggtCATACCTTTGAAAATGATAATCCCGAAAACTTGATtacaatgaaataaaatcatataagtatataagtatattatatatatatatatatatatatttatatttatttatatacgtttttatttcaatatttttactagGATTATTATACCATATTGGGTGTTAGTAAGGATGCTACcgaaaatgatataaaaaaagcttATAGAAAGTTAGCCATGATGTGGCATCCGGATAAACATACCGATgagaaagataaaaaagatgcggaagaaaaatttaagcTTGTTTCTGAAGCTTACGAAGTTTTATCAGATCCAGATAAAAGGAGAACATATGATCTAACGGGTAAGGAAGGTTTaaatggaaatttttttactgaAGAAAATATGTTTCAGGGAGGAATGAATTTTGCTGATCTgatcaataatttttttggttCCAATAgacctttttcattttcatcaacTTTTGATGAAGATGATTCCCCATTTAAGTCCTTCGTACATGATATGGGGTCAAGAAGAGGTAGAACACGTCATGGATGTAAgagaatgaaaatataaatgaaatatgaaTAAGTGTGTTACACGTTCTTTGAatcacatatgtatatgtatatacaaatttatttaccttttttttatattttatgacaGCGTCGGGTTCTAAAGTTTACAAGTCAGAAACATATGAAGTAGCTCTTATGTTGACTTtagaagaattatataacggatgtaaaaagaaattaagaGTTACAAGAAAAAGGTTTGATGGAGTTAAAAGCTACGACGATGATAAATTAGTAACTATAGATGTAAAGGCTGGATGGAATGATGGAACAACAATTACATTTTATGGAGAAGGTGATCAATCAGGTCCTTCGTTAAAACCAGGAGATTTAATATTCAAGGTGAAAACAAAAGAGCATGAGAACTTTGTAAGAGAtggtaataatttaatttataaatgtcaTATACCACTAGATAAGGCCTTAACAGGATTccaatttaatattaaatcatTAGATAACagagatataaatataagggTAGATGATATTATTACACCTAATTCAAAAAGAATGATTCCAGGGGAAGGAATGCCTTCTTCAAAACATCCAGGCAAAAAAGGAGATTTAATACTTGAATTTGTTGTTATATTCCCAAAAAACTTAAGCagtgaaagaaaaaaagtattaagaGAAGCTTTGgctaatacattttaaaaaaaaattaaaaattaaaataatggaaaGAGTGTTATATAACTAACCACATCAAAATAAAAGTGGTTTATTAAATTCCAAAAAAATTTGCTTATAATTGGTAAATATACTGAACATTTCTTGTGGTCATTTTgaataaacgaaaaaaaaaaaaaaaaaagaatgaatgatttacatttttaaaccaattaatattaaacatataaatgaatgaaaataatttaatttttaaagaaaagaaatgttatatagtacaatatttcataaatgacttttttttgtttttatttttctttttttttattcttttctgttatttttttttttttgtttttatttcttttcctttttttcattttttctgtttttgtctttgtttttgcttttgtttttttttgttttttctttcttttttttttttttcatgttttaaatttgtaaatgatggttgtattttttattacaaagctaatttatgcatatataatatatattcatgtatgtaACGTACAtccttataattatatatacaaatataaaaaaaaaggggaggGGAACTTTTTGATAaccaaatatattatgacaataataatatattaatttaaataagaagatagtatttaaaaatatattttgtctaTTAATAAGTTTATATTAAACTTCATGCACAGTATGGTCAAgacaaaatattatgaatgtGAATAAATATTGTTTGTAAATACCTTTTTGGtggataattataaaaatttattatgtgtGTTAAAACCTGTGCTCTAAATTTAGTGTATTACGAGGATATCTATTCTGAATGAAAAGTTATATAGGGTATTGTATAAAATCTCTTATAAAACATAGTTGAATTTTTggagaaaatataaagttatattgcaaaatacatattttataatttttgattatttttgtatGCTCATGATAATGTTAAAATGAATGGATAAGTTGATTTAGCTAACTGTCACTATCAAAAGTgcgttataatttttcacatTCACTAAGAGGTAACGGAGGTTCGTACTAAGGAAAGTAATAGTTAAAATAGAACAAAACGTAATTTATTTCCCATTATTTTATGCTATTAAATATGTACGAATATTTGCATAGGTTTTAGGGATTGTTTTAAGTTACATATAATGATGTGCTGTCTGAAAATACAAGTGCTATGTTATACGATAAAACACTATATACATTGAACTGTgtttacataattattaatactaagtaatatggaaaattattgttattcaataataatttcatagTAAAGGGAAATGATGTTCACATTTTACTTCGTCATACTGTATGTTTTGTCCATATTGAatacatgtttatatttgtaatattatttttatttataaagtggtatcatttattttttacttttttttgagTATTCATCACCActtcatatatatctataaaatatataaagtgcGTTAAAGTATCATGAACAATATGAATAACTCCTCTAACTATTTCATTTACTTTTGTtgtattattaaatgtaatgattaattttttacctagaaatgattttttttaagtaatgaataataataataataacaataataatcgtaaatattatgaaaataatgaatttattattagatTGGACAGCTTGAAACATTAACTGGGTACTAcgaaatgtatatatatatatatatttgtataggttgattttaatttatattgtttacataaatttaatttgatcgagcaaaaataata contains:
- a CDS encoding 40 kDa heat shock protein, giving the protein MAIFKKWLRREKINISLFCVKIFLFSLLIWALNISNYNENDKCYDSQYKFIKTINLGIDRSLSERSEQFNSRFTSAPHKSQDYYTILGVSKDATENDIKKAYRKLAMMWHPDKHTDEKDKKDAEEKFKLVSEAYEVLSDPDKRRTYDLTGKEGLNGNFFTEENMFQGGMNFADLINNFFGSNRPFSFSSTFDEDDSPFKSFVHDMGSRRGRTRHGSSGSKVYKSETYEVALMLTLEELYNGCKKKLRVTRKRFDGVKSYDDDKLVTIDVKAGWNDGTTITFYGEGDQSGPSLKPGDLIFKVKTKEHENFVRDGNNLIYKCHIPLDKALTGFQFNIKSLDNRDINIRVDDIITPNSKRMIPGEGMPSSKHPGKKGDLILEFVVIFPKNLSSERKKVLREALANTF